A region from the Flavobacteriales bacterium genome encodes:
- a CDS encoding isoaspartyl peptidase/L-asparaginase: MTNIAIAVHGGAGTIPRESMSPEREKEYRAGLELAVRRGYAMLKEGGTAMDAVEVAVVALEDCPLFNAGRGAVFTADGTHELDASIMDGSNLAAGAVACVHNVKNPIVLARRVMLHSPHVLLSGRGAFEFAHQQRVELEDDEYFFDRFRYDQWQDVKGTEVVQLDHSDGKKFGTVGAVALDTHGHLAAATSTGGMTNKRFGRIGDSPVIGSGTYANDRTCAISCTGHGESFLRAVVAHDVHCLMDYKGLSLSEAVRTVVHDKLPPLDGDGGLIAIDRSGNVVLDFNCSGMYRAHALADGLVHSAIWR; encoded by the coding sequence ATGACGAACATTGCCATAGCCGTGCACGGTGGGGCGGGCACCATACCGCGCGAGAGCATGTCGCCCGAACGGGAGAAGGAGTACCGTGCGGGATTGGAGCTCGCCGTGCGCCGCGGCTATGCCATGCTCAAGGAAGGCGGCACTGCCATGGACGCCGTGGAAGTCGCTGTGGTGGCCCTGGAGGATTGTCCGCTCTTCAACGCCGGGCGCGGTGCCGTCTTCACGGCGGACGGCACGCACGAGTTGGATGCCAGCATCATGGACGGCAGCAACCTGGCCGCCGGTGCCGTGGCCTGTGTGCACAACGTCAAGAACCCCATCGTGCTCGCGCGCCGTGTGATGCTCCACAGTCCGCATGTGCTACTGAGCGGGCGCGGTGCCTTCGAGTTCGCGCACCAGCAGCGCGTGGAACTGGAGGATGATGAGTACTTCTTTGATCGCTTTCGCTATGATCAGTGGCAGGATGTGAAAGGCACCGAGGTCGTGCAGCTCGATCACAGCGACGGCAAGAAGTTCGGTACGGTGGGGGCAGTGGCCCTTGATACCCACGGGCACTTGGCCGCGGCCACCAGCACGGGCGGCATGACGAACAAACGCTTCGGCCGCATTGGCGACAGTCCCGTGATAGGGAGTGGCACTTACGCCAACGACCGCACCTGCGCCATCAGCTGCACGGGGCATGGCGAGAGTTTCCTGCGCGCGGTGGTGGCGCACGACGTGCACTGCCTCATGGACTACAAAGGCCTATCGCTCTCCGAGGCCGTGCGCACCGTGGTGCACGACAAGCTGCCACCGCTCGACGGCGACGGGGGCCTCATCGCCATCGACCGCAGCGGGAACGTGGTGCTCGACTTCAACTGCAGCGGCATGTACCGCGCGCACGCCCTTGCTGACGGTCTTGTCCACTCCGCCATCTGGCGCTGA
- a CDS encoding CotH kinase family protein, producing the protein MTKRSDNGISVWTALLVGVLGIIGVGFLWFGVHRASGMAGAAALNVLADGLLESPAPHRLRIVEVEVDPHDLDSLQSNLPYSGTDWKKARLIDNGISYPAEFRYRGYGAVHHIGEKKSFRLKLKRNSAFAPYERVNFLNPKSFNMINVHMSYWIAARMGVAVPWDDMVFMRLNGQDHGVMHACEQVDADYERNRRMAPGDVPMFKGDFAPTNERDTVKHGLLWKDADHWEFLGDADSTDARRKLEGLIHLINAKDMPWQRRRDSLEKVIEVDAFLRFAAAMKVLETRHIDNYHNQLLVLSPRTAKVYPVLWDPIFKFAPADEPLYPMYDALSYWLLHDPEWRWQRDRYIMEALAALHTDSAAYRYMDDVVARIEPSVHADRNKYGVLSMAGQDVDRYSVLHWAYSTEQLGRQMREHWAGLLNALQENTIVAKREGDSVTITGSGVPPVEVTLVGDSLQVDPGSAGKDYRLQVLEESATQVRVRLFPLTATNVKGSLYNDKQRYELQPWNATVRITSGRLRDASATTWFAHGTSTPR; encoded by the coding sequence ATGACCAAACGCTCGGACAACGGCATTTCCGTTTGGACAGCGTTGCTCGTTGGCGTTCTCGGCATCATCGGGGTCGGCTTCCTGTGGTTCGGTGTGCACCGCGCCAGTGGTATGGCCGGGGCGGCGGCCCTCAACGTGCTGGCCGATGGCCTCTTGGAAAGTCCGGCGCCGCACCGCCTGCGCATTGTGGAGGTCGAGGTGGACCCGCATGACCTCGACAGCCTCCAGAGCAACCTGCCGTACAGTGGCACCGACTGGAAGAAGGCCCGCCTCATCGACAACGGCATCAGCTATCCGGCGGAGTTCCGCTATCGCGGCTACGGTGCGGTGCACCACATCGGGGAGAAGAAGTCGTTCCGGTTGAAGTTGAAGCGCAATAGCGCCTTTGCGCCCTATGAACGCGTGAATTTCCTCAACCCGAAGAGCTTCAACATGATCAACGTGCACATGTCGTACTGGATCGCGGCGCGCATGGGCGTGGCCGTGCCGTGGGACGACATGGTGTTCATGCGGCTCAACGGACAGGACCATGGCGTGATGCACGCGTGCGAGCAGGTGGACGCCGATTACGAACGCAACCGCCGCATGGCCCCCGGCGATGTGCCCATGTTCAAGGGCGACTTCGCACCGACCAACGAGCGTGACACCGTGAAGCACGGGCTGCTGTGGAAGGATGCCGACCATTGGGAATTCCTCGGTGATGCCGACAGTACCGACGCACGGCGCAAGCTCGAAGGGCTCATCCACCTCATCAACGCGAAGGACATGCCGTGGCAGCGGCGGCGTGATTCGTTGGAGAAGGTCATCGAGGTGGACGCCTTCCTGCGGTTCGCTGCAGCAATGAAGGTGCTGGAGACGCGCCACATCGATAACTACCACAACCAATTGCTGGTGCTGAGCCCGCGTACCGCCAAGGTCTATCCCGTGCTGTGGGATCCCATCTTCAAGTTCGCCCCGGCCGATGAGCCGCTGTACCCGATGTACGACGCACTATCGTACTGGCTGTTGCACGACCCGGAATGGCGCTGGCAACGCGATCGCTACATCATGGAGGCCCTTGCGGCGCTGCACACCGACAGCGCCGCCTACCGCTACATGGACGACGTAGTCGCACGGATCGAACCCAGCGTGCATGCCGACCGCAACAAATACGGCGTGCTGAGCATGGCCGGGCAGGACGTGGACCGCTACAGCGTGCTCCACTGGGCCTATTCCACCGAGCAACTGGGCAGGCAGATGCGCGAGCATTGGGCCGGTCTGCTGAACGCGTTGCAGGAGAACACCATCGTGGCGAAGCGGGAAGGTGATTCGGTGACCATCACTGGCAGCGGTGTGCCGCCCGTGGAAGTCACGCTGGTCGGTGACTCGCTTCAAGTGGACCCCGGCAGCGCAGGCAAGGACTACCGCCTGCAGGTGCTGGAAGAGAGCGCTACGCAAGTGCGCGTGCGTCTGTTCCCGCTCACCGCCACCAACGTGAAAGGCAGCTTGTACAACGACAAGCAACGCTACGAACTGCAGCCGTGGAACGCCACGGTGCGCATCACCTCCGGCCGCTTGCGCGATGCATCGGCCACAACCTGGTTCGCCCATGGCACGTCGACGCCGCGTTAG
- a CDS encoding OmpH family outer membrane protein, which produces MSKNTSILLIIWNALLTALVVYLMTGRSSKTSSSTTVSGSDSTGLEVVSSDDMPATGLPANARIAYFELDSLEKHLELIKDQRAHYESEVSRKQNTLMKRQRDAQAEADALMSKDQTYSTKAEQEKDMMRLQELDYELKQLGAQTAEEVERLEMRIMEEMTTSLKDYLEEYNKTAGFDYVIMMQPGGQVWPGNPLLNVSDVMVKGMNEAYAKKKAEKAGAKK; this is translated from the coding sequence ATGTCGAAGAACACCTCCATCCTGCTCATCATCTGGAACGCTCTGTTGACGGCACTTGTGGTCTACTTGATGACGGGCCGTTCGTCCAAGACAAGCTCTTCGACAACTGTTAGTGGCAGTGACAGCACGGGTTTGGAAGTGGTGAGCTCGGACGATATGCCCGCGACCGGTCTGCCCGCCAATGCACGCATCGCCTATTTCGAACTGGACAGCTTGGAGAAGCACTTGGAGTTGATCAAGGACCAGCGCGCCCACTACGAGAGCGAGGTGAGCCGCAAGCAGAACACCTTGATGAAGCGGCAGCGCGATGCCCAGGCGGAAGCCGATGCACTGATGTCGAAAGACCAGACGTACAGCACCAAGGCCGAGCAGGAGAAGGACATGATGCGTTTGCAGGAACTCGACTATGAATTGAAGCAATTGGGCGCGCAGACCGCCGAGGAGGTGGAGCGCTTGGAGATGCGCATCATGGAAGAGATGACCACCTCACTGAAGGACTACCTGGAGGAGTACAACAAGACCGCCGGTTTCGACTATGTGATCATGATGCAGCCGGGCGGACAGGTATGGCCGGGCAACCCCTTGCTCAACGTCAGCGATGTGATGGTGAAGGGCATGAACGAGGCCTACGCGAAGAAGAAGGCGGAGAAGGCCGGTGCGAAGAAGTAG
- a CDS encoding Glu/Leu/Phe/Val dehydrogenase, with protein sequence MKELLKVFEQRSPEIVFEWNDPPTGAKGWVVINSLRGGAAGGGTRMRKGLDRREVESLAKTMEVKFTVSGPPIGGAKSGIDFDPQDPRKRDVLRRWYRAVIPLLKTYYGTGGDLNVDELHEVIPMTEHYGLWHPQEGVVNGHHAPNQGAKVRQLGQLRSGVSKMIEDPAFTPMIGQYAVADMITGYGVAESVRHYYRIWGGKPQGKRAIVQGWGNVASAAAYYLSRMGVSIVGILDRKGGIISTDGLGQQQVHDLFINKEENTLTANGVRPFDEVERLIWDIPTDIFIPCAASRLVTGEQVDRMKAAGLEVIGSGANVPFADKEIFYGPIAEHADNNVAVIPDFIANCGMARVFAYCMLDGAVLTDQAIFADVSRTIGNALDKVHERGPEKTGITQRAFEIALEQLT encoded by the coding sequence ATGAAGGAATTGTTGAAGGTGTTCGAGCAGCGCAGCCCTGAGATCGTGTTCGAATGGAACGACCCGCCCACCGGCGCCAAGGGTTGGGTGGTGATCAACAGCCTGCGCGGTGGTGCAGCCGGTGGCGGCACGCGCATGCGCAAGGGGCTCGACCGTCGCGAGGTGGAAAGCCTTGCCAAGACCATGGAGGTCAAGTTCACCGTGAGCGGCCCGCCGATCGGTGGTGCCAAGAGCGGCATTGACTTCGACCCGCAGGACCCGCGCAAACGCGATGTGCTGCGCCGTTGGTACCGCGCTGTGATCCCCTTGTTGAAGACCTACTACGGCACCGGCGGCGACCTCAACGTGGACGAACTGCACGAGGTGATCCCGATGACGGAGCACTACGGCCTGTGGCACCCACAGGAAGGTGTGGTGAACGGCCATCATGCGCCGAACCAAGGGGCTAAGGTGCGCCAGCTCGGACAGTTGCGCAGCGGTGTGAGCAAAATGATCGAAGACCCCGCCTTCACGCCGATGATCGGGCAGTACGCCGTGGCCGATATGATCACGGGCTACGGAGTGGCCGAAAGCGTGCGCCATTACTACCGCATCTGGGGTGGCAAGCCACAGGGCAAGCGCGCCATCGTGCAAGGCTGGGGCAACGTGGCCAGCGCTGCCGCCTACTACCTAAGCCGTATGGGCGTCAGCATCGTGGGCATCCTGGACCGCAAGGGCGGCATCATCAGCACGGACGGGCTCGGACAGCAGCAAGTGCACGACCTCTTCATCAACAAGGAAGAGAACACACTTACAGCGAACGGCGTGCGGCCCTTCGACGAGGTGGAGCGGCTCATCTGGGACATCCCGACGGACATCTTCATCCCATGCGCGGCCAGCCGGCTCGTCACCGGCGAACAAGTGGACCGCATGAAGGCCGCTGGTCTGGAAGTGATCGGAAGTGGTGCCAACGTACCCTTTGCCGACAAGGAGATCTTCTACGGCCCCATTGCCGAGCATGCGGACAACAACGTGGCCGTCATCCCGGACTTCATCGCCAACTGCGGCATGGCGCGCGTGTTCGCCTACTGCATGTTGGACGGCGCCGTGCTCACCGACCAGGCCATCTTCGCCGATGTGAGCCGGACCATCGGCAACGCACTGGACAAGGTGCACGAGCGCGGACCTGAAAAGACCGGCATTACGCAACGCGCCTTCGAGATCGCCCTCGAACAACTTACCTGA
- a CDS encoding right-handed parallel beta-helix repeat-containing protein, which translates to MARRRRVSALFRWLVCFGLPVGGLFALFSSGAHRSGPWPFAIGAHEVQAYASVFDVRKKPTERVDPDAWTITIGHHTGTKKRKKLSDADWRAAWFVAEDYRDSIEVRRLADANGWELRFPKQHYFKEQRRLLLLAVDDRTTQVDEATALAKSLGLHVPERTRVTVELDGARAVFVAEENFDDVYLDKRSYADAVLFTQGFGSLHPEHWRPDADGDSALAEEILFKQAAIMQGKGDVGTLIDLDATAAWLVMMEAEGRREDVLDEATFVLDRTTGRIAPLYTPRRSSADWQQAGTPVANIFRRLMNFEGFQERMQKVRDKATANVSFPSGTVANLQRPEGLNWLMGAPMVVPSNPESGGPVAAAAVESLKAIAERLGGTASGDTLRFVRGKYPITADVTTPPNAVVILEKGTRWFLGSGVEVVVNGTITMNGTGPNPVFIRPADDAPHGGMTVNGIEGSRCVINGLQMSGGGSRDGMLVFRNTDVHMEKSILNGSSSALVSAQRGNVELVGCAFMRTEGDGVHLTNCNGTVDACNFQGANGQQKGDGLVAVGGKVVVSKTVFRSLPGTGLIASSNAIVDANTVDALECGTGFAAVDGAQIGLSQVTISGNKVGLRASRTQQHRKGGAFTLAGCTFNGNTMERQVDEASRVVEQAD; encoded by the coding sequence ATGGCACGTCGACGCCGCGTTAGCGCGCTGTTCCGCTGGCTGGTCTGCTTCGGCCTGCCGGTGGGCGGGCTCTTCGCGTTGTTCAGCAGCGGGGCGCACCGCTCGGGACCGTGGCCGTTCGCTATTGGAGCCCATGAAGTGCAGGCCTATGCGAGCGTGTTCGATGTGCGCAAGAAGCCTACTGAGCGCGTGGACCCCGATGCATGGACGATCACCATCGGGCACCACACGGGAACGAAGAAGCGCAAGAAGTTGAGCGATGCCGACTGGCGCGCGGCATGGTTCGTTGCAGAGGACTACCGCGACAGCATCGAAGTGCGGCGCCTTGCGGATGCCAACGGATGGGAACTGCGCTTCCCCAAGCAGCACTACTTCAAGGAGCAACGGCGCCTGTTGTTGCTCGCTGTGGATGATCGCACCACGCAAGTGGACGAGGCCACCGCACTTGCCAAGTCACTGGGGCTGCATGTGCCGGAGCGCACGCGTGTGACCGTCGAACTCGATGGTGCAAGGGCGGTGTTCGTCGCCGAGGAGAACTTCGACGATGTGTACTTGGACAAGCGCAGCTACGCTGATGCCGTGCTCTTCACACAAGGTTTCGGTTCGTTGCATCCGGAGCACTGGCGACCCGATGCCGATGGCGACTCAGCGCTCGCCGAGGAGATCCTCTTCAAGCAGGCGGCCATCATGCAGGGGAAGGGCGATGTTGGCACGCTCATCGACCTCGACGCCACCGCCGCATGGTTGGTGATGATGGAAGCCGAAGGCCGCCGTGAAGACGTTCTGGACGAAGCCACGTTCGTGTTGGACCGCACGACCGGCCGTATCGCGCCGCTCTATACGCCGCGCAGGAGCAGTGCTGACTGGCAACAAGCCGGGACCCCCGTCGCGAACATCTTCCGCCGGTTGATGAATTTCGAAGGCTTCCAGGAACGGATGCAGAAGGTGCGGGACAAGGCGACCGCGAACGTGTCGTTCCCGAGCGGTACGGTTGCCAACCTCCAGAGGCCTGAGGGTTTGAACTGGCTCATGGGCGCACCGATGGTCGTGCCCTCGAACCCGGAGAGCGGCGGACCTGTCGCGGCTGCTGCGGTGGAGAGCTTGAAGGCTATTGCTGAACGCCTGGGCGGAACGGCCAGCGGCGACACGCTGCGTTTCGTGCGAGGCAAGTACCCGATCACTGCGGATGTTACCACACCGCCGAACGCGGTGGTGATCCTGGAGAAAGGCACGCGCTGGTTCCTCGGCTCGGGTGTGGAGGTGGTGGTGAACGGCACCATTACCATGAACGGCACCGGACCGAACCCCGTCTTCATCCGGCCTGCCGACGATGCACCGCACGGCGGCATGACCGTGAACGGCATCGAGGGCTCGCGCTGCGTCATCAACGGCTTGCAGATGAGCGGTGGCGGCAGCAGGGACGGCATGCTGGTGTTCCGCAACACCGATGTGCACATGGAGAAGAGCATCCTCAATGGTTCATCGAGCGCGCTGGTGAGCGCGCAGCGTGGCAACGTTGAGCTGGTCGGCTGTGCGTTCATGCGCACCGAGGGCGATGGTGTGCACCTGACCAACTGTAACGGCACCGTGGACGCCTGCAACTTCCAAGGAGCCAACGGTCAGCAGAAGGGCGATGGATTGGTGGCGGTGGGAGGGAAGGTCGTGGTGTCGAAGACGGTGTTCCGCAGTTTACCGGGCACGGGGCTCATCGCCAGTAGCAATGCCATTGTGGATGCCAACACCGTGGATGCGCTGGAGTGCGGTACCGGCTTCGCAGCGGTGGACGGAGCGCAGATCGGCTTGTCCCAAGTGACCATCAGCGGGAACAAGGTTGGCCTGCGCGCGTCGCGCACCCAACAGCACCGCAAAGGCGGCGCGTTCACGCTTGCAGGCTGCACGTTCAATGGCAACACCATGGAGCGCCAGGTCGACGAAGCCTCACGCGTGGTGGAACAGGCTGACTGA
- a CDS encoding type II toxin-antitoxin system VapC family toxin: MASESLVIDTSVAVLLLTGNQGLGNVVAGMDLNVSFATEIELFIFPGIAPADNIHVRRLLADCIIQGVNPGIKRSTIHLRRKYKFKLPDAIIAATALELGAPLVTADKKLYRAKEDLDIWMFQP, from the coding sequence ATGGCGAGTGAGAGCCTGGTTATCGACACCAGCGTTGCAGTCCTTCTGTTGACAGGGAACCAAGGACTTGGCAACGTGGTTGCCGGTATGGACCTAAATGTGTCCTTCGCCACTGAGATCGAACTGTTCATTTTCCCGGGCATCGCACCTGCCGACAACATACATGTGCGCCGCCTGCTTGCTGATTGCATTATCCAAGGGGTGAATCCCGGGATCAAACGATCAACGATACACCTGCGCAGGAAGTACAAGTTCAAACTGCCCGACGCCATCATTGCTGCCACCGCCTTGGAACTAGGGGCACCCCTGGTGACCGCCGACAAGAAGCTCTACCGCGCGAAAGAGGATCTGGATATCTGGATGTTCCAGCCGTGA
- a CDS encoding anhydro-N-acetylmuramic acid kinase, with translation MPTSMIKAIGVMSGSSLDGIDIALCGFAGVDKRWTYWIEKATTVPFDSAWHDRLLNASSASAFDLSRMHRDLGAFIGGSVKSFMAARGPADLIASHGHTIFHQPGPTGFTTQIGCGAQIAAITGIPTVVDFRTKDIALGGQGAPLVPLGERLLFPGYDAFINLGGIANVSFHGSTGATGYDICTCNQALNALASEAGKSFDNDGAIARSGTVDNELLQRLHDLPFLQKQTPRSLGREHFEVDMLPLIESTTVPLADRMRTCVEHMAEQIVRHLDKRIAGRVLVTGGGAHNSFLMERLRALTTTEIIVPDTLTINFKEALVFALLGVLRWKGEVNTLCSVTGAERDSIGGAVYLPN, from the coding sequence ATGCCTACCTCCATGATCAAAGCGATCGGCGTCATGAGCGGAAGCTCTCTTGATGGGATCGATATTGCCTTGTGCGGTTTCGCGGGCGTCGATAAGCGCTGGACCTACTGGATCGAGAAAGCCACCACCGTGCCGTTCGACAGTGCTTGGCATGATCGATTGCTGAACGCCTCCTCGGCTTCGGCCTTCGACCTGTCGCGCATGCACCGCGACCTGGGTGCGTTCATCGGAGGATCGGTGAAGTCCTTCATGGCGGCGCGCGGTCCGGCAGACCTCATCGCTTCGCACGGCCACACCATTTTCCATCAACCAGGGCCGACCGGCTTCACCACACAGATCGGATGCGGCGCACAGATCGCAGCCATCACCGGCATTCCCACCGTTGTGGACTTCCGCACCAAGGACATTGCGCTGGGTGGGCAGGGTGCTCCGCTTGTTCCACTGGGCGAGCGGTTGTTGTTCCCCGGATACGATGCGTTCATCAACCTCGGTGGTATTGCCAATGTATCGTTCCATGGCAGTACTGGCGCGACGGGCTATGACATCTGCACGTGCAACCAGGCGCTGAACGCGCTGGCATCCGAAGCGGGCAAGTCATTTGACAACGATGGTGCGATCGCGCGTTCCGGCACAGTGGACAACGAACTGCTTCAGCGCTTGCACGACCTCCCCTTCCTGCAAAAACAGACCCCACGTTCGCTGGGCCGGGAACATTTCGAGGTGGACATGCTGCCATTGATCGAGAGCACCACCGTGCCGCTTGCCGATCGGATGCGCACCTGCGTTGAGCACATGGCGGAACAGATCGTGCGGCATTTGGACAAGCGCATTGCCGGGCGGGTGCTGGTGACCGGTGGTGGTGCGCACAATAGCTTCTTGATGGAGCGGCTACGAGCGTTGACGACCACAGAGATCATCGTTCCGGACACGCTGACGATCAACTTCAAGGAGGCCCTCGTGTTCGCACTGCTCGGCGTGCTGCGCTGGAAGGGTGAGGTGAACACGCTCTGTAGCGTAACCGGTGCCGAGCGCGACAGTATTGGCGGCGCGGTGTACCTGCCCAATTAA
- a CDS encoding T9SS type A sorting domain-containing protein yields MMRTPTLLRTVCSVLTFSALTAAHALQGGPDTYGYTWKDSNEPGGPVYNWFDITQIGTPVTGLADDNVVGPFVMQTNMPFYWYAPKKIWIGSNGYIAFNSVNIASLFPLIPQAGGANDYVACMMADLNFFGAGNPAQCYLYDDVTVTVVSWINVPFWSPLPPSYTGSNTFQVILNKQDSTITVQIQDQQGFTQNNDLSLGIESITGDIGLAHSADQYPVAGHAIRYYNPAVPLLQVPDASVEWNTEETTAGLMLKRYGPDFPLTANYRNTGNVDVGPFATDISVINTLGQVVASSSQGISLLQPGIDTTITYSAAFTPNPAGTYSYRAELSGIPNELVGSNNIRVQELQVYDTTLATINLDWAGPADDGIGIGWNGGNGGVGTHIVPPWYPIYFNATTCRIASNAGLVGFYMRVYDDDGPNGGPGTLLDSVFVPPANATAGDKVIPLANPITLNDGGLYVQWYMGGANINIAQDPQLPISLRSYECLDNVWAEYRDRTLFDFHLGLQAVQPPVYDLGCTGFFGLIDGIDVGSPVSVRAWVKNLGNQTMNNFPMSYQYESDPAVTQNYTGPALAPGDSSLFTFSQMFTPAETETGDICAWPTYAGDADATNDTVCVSINGFVGVNELNAAQLTVMPVPANDRLTILGLPAGDLTLRLVDVNGKVVLEQLLVVNGAVNVDVATLAPGAYSLMLMAADAARTERVVIAR; encoded by the coding sequence ATGATGAGAACCCCAACCCTGCTCCGAACCGTTTGCAGCGTCCTCACCTTCTCGGCCCTCACCGCGGCGCATGCGCTGCAGGGCGGCCCCGACACCTACGGCTATACCTGGAAGGACAGCAACGAGCCCGGCGGTCCGGTGTACAACTGGTTCGACATCACGCAGATCGGCACGCCTGTGACCGGTCTTGCGGACGACAACGTGGTGGGTCCTTTCGTGATGCAGACCAACATGCCCTTCTATTGGTACGCACCCAAGAAGATCTGGATCGGCAGCAACGGCTACATCGCCTTCAATAGCGTGAACATCGCCTCGCTGTTCCCGCTCATACCGCAAGCTGGCGGCGCCAACGACTACGTGGCCTGCATGATGGCCGACCTCAACTTCTTCGGTGCGGGCAACCCGGCACAGTGCTACCTCTACGACGATGTGACGGTGACCGTCGTGAGCTGGATCAACGTACCGTTCTGGAGCCCTCTGCCGCCGAGCTATACGGGCAGCAACACCTTCCAGGTGATCCTCAACAAACAGGACAGCACCATCACCGTGCAGATACAGGACCAGCAGGGCTTCACCCAGAACAACGACCTGAGCCTGGGCATCGAGAGCATCACGGGTGACATCGGCCTCGCGCACAGCGCCGACCAATATCCCGTAGCAGGCCATGCCATCCGCTACTACAACCCGGCCGTGCCACTCCTACAAGTGCCCGACGCCAGTGTTGAATGGAACACCGAGGAAACCACGGCCGGCCTCATGCTGAAGCGCTATGGTCCGGACTTCCCGCTCACCGCCAACTACCGCAACACCGGCAACGTCGATGTGGGGCCGTTCGCCACGGACATCAGCGTCATCAACACGCTGGGCCAGGTGGTAGCCAGTTCATCGCAAGGCATCAGCTTGCTGCAGCCGGGCATCGATACTACCATCACGTACAGCGCGGCATTCACCCCGAACCCTGCTGGCACGTACAGCTACCGCGCTGAGCTGAGCGGTATTCCGAACGAACTGGTGGGCAGCAACAACATCCGGGTGCAGGAGCTTCAGGTGTATGACACCACCCTCGCGACCATCAACCTCGATTGGGCCGGTCCCGCCGATGACGGCATCGGAATCGGTTGGAACGGCGGCAATGGTGGCGTGGGAACACACATTGTTCCACCGTGGTACCCGATCTACTTCAACGCAACCACCTGCCGCATCGCCAGCAACGCGGGGCTTGTCGGTTTCTACATGCGCGTGTACGATGACGACGGCCCGAACGGTGGTCCCGGCACGCTCCTCGACAGTGTGTTCGTTCCACCGGCGAACGCAACCGCTGGGGATAAGGTGATCCCGCTGGCCAACCCCATCACACTCAACGATGGCGGACTGTATGTGCAGTGGTACATGGGCGGTGCCAACATCAACATCGCGCAGGACCCGCAGCTGCCGATAAGCCTCCGCAGCTACGAGTGCCTGGACAACGTGTGGGCCGAGTACCGCGATCGCACATTGTTCGACTTCCACCTCGGCCTACAAGCCGTGCAACCACCCGTGTACGACCTGGGCTGTACGGGCTTCTTCGGCCTCATCGATGGCATCGACGTGGGCAGCCCCGTGAGCGTGCGCGCTTGGGTGAAGAACCTCGGCAACCAAACGATGAACAACTTCCCGATGAGCTACCAATACGAGAGCGACCCGGCGGTGACCCAGAACTACACCGGTCCTGCGCTCGCGCCGGGCGATAGCTCGCTCTTCACCTTCTCGCAGATGTTCACTCCTGCCGAAACGGAAACAGGCGACATCTGCGCGTGGCCCACCTACGCCGGCGATGCTGATGCGACCAACGACACGGTGTGCGTGAGCATTAACGGGTTCGTGGGCGTTAACGAATTGAACGCCGCCCAGCTAACCGTGATGCCTGTGCCCGCCAACGACCGATTGACCATCTTAGGACTTCCCGCCGGTGATCTCACGCTTCGCTTGGTGGACGTGAACGGCAAAGTGGTACTGGAGCAATTGCTCGTGGTCAACGGCGCGGTGAACGTGGACGTGGCCACGCTTGCACCGGGCGCCTATTCGCTGATGCTGATGGCGGCGGATGCTGCGCGCACGGAGCGGGTGGTGATCGCGCGGTAG
- a CDS encoding MotA/TolQ/ExbB proton channel family protein: MTLLQIATDSARQALETLKDGAPVTEKTLSVWELIQYGGWYIMGPLALMSLLAVYIIIERTMAMNRALRDEKDFMAKIRDYIHEGKLDSARNLCQTTATPVARMLEKGINRIGKPMKDIEVSIENQGKMEVYQLEKGIPILATIAGAAPMVGFLGTVVGMVVTFHTMEVAGAGVEVSELSGGMMQAMITTVAGLIIGIPAYVGYNLLVARVNKVVQKMEARSIEFMEVLDAPAK, encoded by the coding sequence ATGACACTGCTGCAGATCGCAACCGACAGCGCACGCCAAGCGCTCGAGACCTTGAAGGACGGTGCGCCCGTCACGGAAAAGACACTGAGCGTTTGGGAGCTGATCCAATACGGCGGCTGGTACATCATGGGGCCGCTCGCCCTCATGTCGCTCCTCGCCGTGTACATCATCATCGAGCGCACCATGGCCATGAACCGTGCGCTGCGCGATGAGAAGGACTTCATGGCGAAGATCCGCGACTACATCCACGAAGGGAAGCTCGACAGCGCGCGCAACCTCTGCCAGACGACCGCAACGCCGGTGGCCCGTATGCTCGAGAAAGGCATCAACCGCATCGGCAAACCGATGAAGGACATCGAGGTGAGCATCGAGAACCAAGGCAAGATGGAGGTGTACCAATTGGAAAAAGGCATACCCATCCTGGCCACCATCGCGGGTGCAGCACCCATGGTCGGTTTCCTCGGCACGGTGGTCGGCATGGTGGTCACCTTCCATACCATGGAAGTGGCGGGCGCCGGCGTGGAGGTGAGCGAACTGAGCGGCGGCATGATGCAGGCGATGATCACTACTGTGGCCGGTCTCATCATCGGTATCCCTGCCTACGTGGGCTACAACCTATTGGTGGCGCGCGTCAACAAGGTGGTCCAGAAGATGGAGGCGCGCAGCATCGAGTTCATGGAAGTGCTGGACGCACCGGCGAAGTGA